In Actinomycetota bacterium, the following proteins share a genomic window:
- a CDS encoding aminotransferase class I/II-fold pyridoxal phosphate-dependent enzyme, translating into APSLLEVCDGDLTGVLAFVSLSKRSGMTGYRAGAIVGDPELITRQRLLRPNVGTAPQTFVQAAAIAAWGDQDHVDERRAIFAAKRAVVLPFLESRGIAVSGSDATFYVWFRAPGGDDVAYVEALLAERVIASPGRSFGPSGAGWVRLALVPSAAECEAAVERWAAAIDAGRLPG; encoded by the coding sequence CGCCCCGTCGCTGCTGGAGGTGTGCGACGGGGACCTGACCGGGGTGCTGGCGTTCGTGTCGCTGTCGAAGCGCTCGGGGATGACCGGGTACCGGGCCGGAGCGATCGTCGGGGACCCGGAGCTGATCACCCGGCAGCGCCTGCTGCGGCCTAACGTCGGGACCGCGCCCCAGACGTTCGTGCAGGCCGCCGCGATCGCGGCGTGGGGCGATCAGGACCACGTCGACGAGCGCCGCGCCATCTTCGCTGCCAAGCGTGCGGTGGTGCTGCCGTTCCTCGAGTCCCGGGGGATCGCGGTCTCGGGGAGCGACGCGACGTTCTACGTGTGGTTCCGCGCACCCGGAGGAGACGACGTTGCCTACGTCGAGGCTCTGCTCGCCGAGCGGGTGATCGCCTCGCCGGGTCGTTCGTTCGGGCCGTCCGGCGCCGGGTGGGTGCGCCTGGCGCTGGTGCCCAGCGCCGCGGAGTGCGAAGCGGCGGTGGAGCGGTGGGCGGCAGCGATCGACGCGGGGCGGCTGCCGGGCTGA